CTGCACGATTATCTCGACGAAAGCCATGAATACTCACAATCCGTTCAAAACCAGGGAAGACACCAGGCGGGCGACTACTGGCATCATATCATGCACCGCCGCGAACCCGACTATTCGAATGCAAAGTACTGGAGCAGGGTCGTCGGCTACCATCCGTTACACGATGAGCTGCCCGCAGCAGTTGAACCACTGTTTGAACGGTATGCAGCGCTCTCTCATGTCGCTTCCTGGAAAGAGAGATTAGTCCCAAATAAACGCTGGCTGCTAAATGCCTTTGTCGATTGCTGTCAGGAGTGTGAAACCACGGGTGATCCGGAACTGAATGCCTTTGCGCAACAGGTCCAATGGCTGGAAATGCTACTGTTATTACAGAAAACATCTCTAGATGCTGTAAGCGTTTAAGTCAAAAGTGAAGTTTCGGACCTCTCTCAGGTTTTAGTCCCGCCACAAATCACTTTTACAGGTATCATTGTCGGGCAGAATCGGAATTCACCCGAATTGGAACGTTAAATTCTGTTGACAGCCGCGTTTGCGAGGTTATGATTTAATTACTTACCGCTCAATCCTCCTGCGACTCCTGCGGGCAAACCGAGTGGATATCCATCCATGGGATCTCCTCCGAGAACTGTTTTCGCAGGTGCCATCATACAGGAATGACAACCTCCCGACTGGTCTTTTCCTTTACACCAGCAGAGCATACCTGACAGTGCATACCTGATTGAAACATCCCATTTACGCTGGTGTTCATTTTCGGTGAAGTCTTCTTCTGTTACCATTTCACCGAACGAACCTGAATTACTCCATTGTAATGTAATCGTCTACTCGACTGATTCATAGAAGTTAACGGGACTCACAGTATGTTTGGCTTTCCAGGCTGGCTTGAAATCACCATCATCTTAGGGATCATTCTGCTCCTGTTTGGTAAGCGATTACCCGGAGTGATGAATTCACTGGGAAGAAGTATCGTCGAATTTAAAAAGGGCTCACAAGAGGGTGCCGATGACGAGGAGGATTCATCCCGTATTCCGTCGCAGGACTCGAAACAGGATAAACCACCAGGCTAATCTGTCGCCCGGTTTGAACCGTTTTGCTCTCATCCACAGGATACCAGGCTCAGAGGGAACCAGCATCGGTTGATCAGCCCTCTACACCTTAGTCATAAAAAGAGGTACTAAAATGTTACAGACAATCACACACATCACACCTGTCCCTGCTTTTCTGGGCATGCCCGGCGGCTATGAAATGATCATTGTCGGCATCATCGCTCTGCTGCTGTTTGGTAAGCGTTTACCAGAAGTCGCACGCAGCCTGGGTAAAGGAATTGTCGAATTCAAAAAGGGCGTCAGTGGCATTGAAGACGATGTGAATCAGGCATCCTATTCACATTCACAGCCTGAAACACCACGTCCCACACCCTCTGAACGATCTGATGAATTCACGGCTCCCAAGTTTGAAGTTCCCAGCTCTGAACCCAAGACAGAAGAAAAATCAGAACAGGCCTGAGCTGTCTGCCATTATTAATTGTCTCAGCTCAGACTTAATAGGGAGCAGCTTTGCTCAACACTTCCACATCAACGATTCTTCCGGATGGCTTGGTCAAATCCAGGATAATCGGCTGTGGTGTGACCTCCTGTGAAACATTGCCTGCAGCATCGCGGGCAATCACCTGGAGATAAAACTTCGAAGGATTGCCTGGTCGAACAGACCAGGTAAACCGCCCCCCATCTTCCTGCCAGCCAACGATGGGCTCCCAGGGGCCCCCCGGTTGTGTTGAAAAATTGATGGCAATCGGTTTCTCAGCGGGATTCTGATCACTCATGGCCCAGGAGATCGTCACCTTATTGGCTTCTCCACCCAGTCCCTGAACAACCGGATTCAATTTCAGAGCAGGTGCCGTCCGGTCAACCACAATCACCACATCGGGCTTCTCACCAGACTTGGGTAATGCATCAGCCAGGCCAACGCCACTTCGCACTCGTAAGGAAAAACCGTAGATACCATCATGGGGTACTTCGACATGGAAGGGACTCTTTTTGTCCGGGTCTTCGCCATATTTATACCACTTCTGGCCATTATCCTCTGTGATATAGAGCTCTACAGCGCCAACACCTGAAGGCCCGACTTCATCAACTTCGAATCCAATCTGGAATTGACTCCCATTCAACACCTGCTTGCGTTCAGCAGCCCAGTTTTGTGTAGGCGACTGTGGATAGCGATTTTTAGCGTAATTCGGACGCTTCTCCGGATCATCGGTAACAAAATGATTCTTGACCTGCCCCTGACCGGATTGCATTCCCGGATTGTCCTGTTCCAATCGCTTTTGTTGAGGAAAGACGCTGGGCAGCTGACGATTTGCCAGCGGTGTCTGCGAGTCAATACTATGAGGTTGTGCGGCCTGGGGAGTCGTGTTGTCACCAGAATAAGGTGCCAGAGTCCCCGGCTCGGTTCGTGTCAAATTATTGTCAGGCATCGTTCCCTGAGCAATGGGCTGATTAAAGTCGGGAAGATCCTGTTTGGGTTTGGGAATCGTGCGACTGGCGGCGGCTACGACCCGAAGCTGTTTCTGGCTGCTGCCTGTATTATCAGCGCGGTCTTTAATCACGCCCCGCACTGCGACCACACCACCTTGCGAAATGGACCAGGTTGTCTGACCTTTCCCGTGAGGAGCGACGATCACCCGCTGCCAGTTCTGGCTCCCATTCTGGGCATATTCCAGAACCAGTTTGGTCGGATCCAGGTTCTTGTCTTCTGCATTCCAGATCAGTTGAACTTTGCCCGGAGAAATCTGCCGCAGATCCAGATCCAGTTGCGGAGGCGTCGTATCAATCACGACCCGTAAACCAGGTTCAAACACCCGTCCGGACGGATGCAGCTGGTTTTGGGAATCCAGTGTCCGAACCGAGAACCAGTACTCTCCATCCTGTGTTGCTTCAAAGGGAAATTTGCGCGTCGAAGGTGAAACGGACTGCTGATGATTCCAGGTCACACCACGGTCTGTGGAAACATAAAGCCTGATTTCCCGCGCGCCAAGCCGATCAATTTCAGCCTGATCGTAATGGTAGGGAATGCGAAACTGGGTTTTACTGGTATATACGGGAGCCGAAGTAGCAGCCGATGCGGAATTCGATTGAAATCCCCAAAACAAGCAACTGACTACCAGTAATGTAAATAGTCTCATGCCAATGCACCTCCCTGCCTGAAGAACACTTTCTCTTGTGATCCCGGCCTGGAGTCCCTCCTGAGATGGTGTGAATTTTACTAACAGTCAATTCACCGGATACAAAACATGTACCAAGATCCCTGGCAGTCTCTCGAGACTTATCTTAAATGAATCAAACGCTGCACAGGGGAATACGCGCACTGGTAAACCGAAGATTGACTATCTACGCATATCGTCAATTCGGTTCGTATGACTTGAGACGATCTTTCGGGTTAAAACAGAAGCGCAACAAGAGAAAACGCGAGGAATTATAGAGCGAATCGCATTTAACCATAGCGTCTCTCAATCCAGGATATTCGCCCCGCATGACCCCCGGAGAGGCGACAATCAAACTGGACACAGGCTAACGATCGATGAAAGAAAGCGCTCGGCTACAGACGTGACCTTCACCCTTTGCGCAGCTCTGCAATTTTACCCATATACTCAGCGGTCAGCTTCTGAATGCCATCCAGATCACCCGATTCAACCATTTGCTTTGTGACCAGTGAACTTCCCAGTCCCACAGCACAGGCGCCCGCTTTCAGATAAGCGGGCAGGGTTTCCAGGTCAACGCCTCCGGTTGGCATCAATGGAATCTGGGGCAGGGGACCATGCAGCGCTTTCAAATAAGCGGGGCCACCCACAAAGGCAGGAAAGACTTTAATAATATCCGCGCCCGCTTCCCAGGCCGTTAATACTTCTGTCGGAGTAAAGGCCCCCGTCATGATCAGCTTGTCATACCGGTTACACAATTCGATGACATCGGTATTCACGGTGGGAGTCACAATGAACTCCGCACCGGCAAGAATTGCCGCACGGGCGGTTTCCGTATCCAGCACGGTTCCGGCCCCTAACAGAATCTTATCTCCCAGTTCCCGTTTTACCTGGGCCAGAATGTCGAGTACTCCCGGCACGGTAAACGTGACTTCGATCACATCCAGTCCGCCAGCATAAATCGCTTTGGATACATCAACCAGTAACTCTCCAGACGGGGCACGAATGATTGCGACAGCACCACGATCAAGAACCTGCGTTAAATCCGAATGACGACTCATCTGCTGTTTACCTTAACTAGGGGGGATTTGTGAGGGGAAAATACTGATCAGCCTTGAAATGAAAACTGCTCGGCAAATTCCAGGATCCAAAGGTCCATCAGTTCCTGAAAAGACTGCATATCAGCTTCCGCGATAAACTGATAATGAGATCGGTTATAGATTTCCTTGTTTCGAATCGTGGCTTTCGCAACCAGTTCGACGATATGAGTTTCCGTGAAGGGCCTGACAATCATTTCCAGGCGGCTGTAGAGCGTCCGCGCCTGTTTCCCGGAATTCAGGCTGACATCATCACGTGTAATTTTCGAACCCCAGCCGTCTTCCCCCATCAGGGTATTGAACTGAAATCCGGGAAAATGATCGGCCAGTTTTTTCAGGCAGCTGTCGAT
The sequence above is a segment of the Gimesia algae genome. Coding sequences within it:
- a CDS encoding Sec-independent protein translocase subunit TatA/TatB gives rise to the protein MFGFPGWLEITIILGIILLLFGKRLPGVMNSLGRSIVEFKKGSQEGADDEEDSSRIPSQDSKQDKPPG
- a CDS encoding Sec-independent protein translocase subunit TatA/TatB; translation: MLQTITHITPVPAFLGMPGGYEMIIVGIIALLLFGKRLPEVARSLGKGIVEFKKGVSGIEDDVNQASYSHSQPETPRPTPSERSDEFTAPKFEVPSSEPKTEEKSEQA
- a CDS encoding bifunctional 4-hydroxy-2-oxoglutarate aldolase/2-dehydro-3-deoxy-phosphogluconate aldolase, with the translated sequence MSRHSDLTQVLDRGAVAIIRAPSGELLVDVSKAIYAGGLDVIEVTFTVPGVLDILAQVKRELGDKILLGAGTVLDTETARAAILAGAEFIVTPTVNTDVIELCNRYDKLIMTGAFTPTEVLTAWEAGADIIKVFPAFVGGPAYLKALHGPLPQIPLMPTGGVDLETLPAYLKAGACAVGLGSSLVTKQMVESGDLDGIQKLTAEYMGKIAELRKG